TGTAGGCGTCGACCACTTGACCAGAAAAGTAGATAAAACCCCAACGAAAATTAGGGTTTGATTTATGATAGTTGTAGAAGGGCTCCATACTTCCATGACGAAAGGCCTTGGCCGGATCATTGCCTGGGTGAGCGACCCCACTGGAGGTGTGAGGACCATTACTACCGCTCTGATCGATGACAAAAATCACATTTTGCACGACCTTCTCACCACCAGGAGAGACACAGATCTTACTGGTGACCCTTCCCAAGGAGGGGAAATCCCGTTCCAAACCCTTAAGCCGCACATCAGAGCAGCTAAAGGACAATCCTATCAATGTCATGAAATAAACAGCCCTAAACAGGCTCCCACCCAAATTGCACGCCACTTCTCTTCCCTTCCCAATAGACCCTTTTAGAGCAAAGCCAGGGCCTGCTCACCTGCAATCAGTTTCAATTTGGGATTTAGGAAATAGTGAGGCGTCTAAAAAGTAGACGTCCCTTGGCCGGAGGGAGCCTGAAAGCCACACAGCATGACCTAGTGGTCTTCAACCGGGTCGAAGCAGTACTCCTGGGGCAGGTTGCGGTTGCGTCCGTGGACCTTGCCTTGCCCGAGAATGAGGGAGGTTTTTCTCGACTTCACGTCCTCTCGCCAACGGGGGATCACTCGACGCAATCGAATCTCTAGAAGGTTCAGGAGTCGCTCCTCCTCCGACCACTGTGGGTTTTGTCGCAAGAGATGGTGAAACTCATCCCAATCTGCCTTGGGAATTCCCCCGTTTTGAACAGCAATATCAAAAAAGAAAAGATAGGAGCGTCTTTGGCGAAAACCATGGGCCGTCATATAGGATTCGGCCCGCCGATGGAGATGAAGTGCTGCCTCAATTTGCAGGCTCACATATTCGGGTGACTGGGCCATCCCTTGAAAACCGTCTCTCCATCCTTGGTGGAACTTGCGTGGGTTTTCATACAAATGGGCCACGGCCCAGTCCACGGACTCCTGATTTCTACGGGTCAATAATGGCGCCAACCGAGGTTCATCCTTGGTCTCCCTTTGCTCTTTTGAGCCCCTCCTCTTTTTACTTATGCAACTGGGGAGATCTAGGACCGATATTTCCCGATCCCAAAGGCTTTCAGAGACACTCTTTGCACCAACCACTGAGGAACTTTCCCATGCGGCAAGCATCGCTTCCATGCTGTTTAGGTCCCCTGGGGCAAAGTGCCCACGCCAAACTCCCGAATGATGATCCCGCATTCGGATCAGCAGAGGCTGTAAGGACCCTTGGCCAAAATTCTGCTGCAGGAGTCCCAGGCTCATCCCCTGACCGTCAAAGTTTGTGGAGATATTGTGCCATCCCGAGCGCCCTTCAAAACTGCCTGTAATACTCAGAGCCAAGGCCATGTCTTCAATCTGCCGGGCCGAGAGTTCTGCTGGCCATGTGACCGAGTCGAAATTAAGATTGGAACAAATTCTCCAGGCCGGGTCCCCACCGATATCTCCCTCCGGAGGCCGATCTCCAGGAGGTGGGGTGGGATTTTCCCCCTGGGCACCTTGTCCGGAATGAACTTTAGGCCCCCCCGCTGGCTGACAGGACAGAAGTGTCAGAAGTAAGACTGTTGTGACGGGCCCCAGTCGTCTCATAGTTCTTATTAGACCCGAAATCAGGCCCATCGGGTTGAATCCCCCCAGGGAACTGGCCCTTCTGCCAGCGGCCATCCGCAGCGCGATGGCCACTTGTCAGACTTGAGTCCAGGGGCTATGCTGGGCCCTCTCATGCGGAGGACCCATGGAAAGACTGAAAATCCCAGTTGATGAATTCACCAGCCCCACCCCTATCACCGTCGGGCCCGAACACAGTGCTGCTGATGTGGCTGAAGTTCTCAAGGAAAACGGTATTCGTCACATCCCGGTGGTGGAAGGCGAAATTCCCGTCGGAATTATTAGTGAAAGGGATTTGCGGGTTCTCAGCTCCGTGAAAGAACTCAACTTGGTTACTGCCTCTGAAATCATGGTCCCCGATCCATTCACCGTCACTCCTGAGACGCCCCTGGATCAGGTGGTCTATGAGATGTCAGATCGCAAGATTGGCTCGGCCATTGTTCAAGATGCAGACGGCAAGATCGTCGGCATCTTCACCAACACCGACGCCCTCAATGCCCTTATCGAAATCCTCCGCGGCGTCGTCCCCAACTAAACTCAGATATCAGATATCCGATATCGGACCCTTTGCGCCGGAGACGCACCCTTTTCACCACCCTCCAATCTTTTGACTGGTCAAAAGGGTTCAGATGCAAGGCAGAGGGCCATTGTCGAACGGAGGCGTACTTACTTGTACGTTGGAGTGAGACAATGGCCTGATAACGCAGCAGATGGACCCTTTTCACCTCCCTCAAATCTTCTGACTCGTCAAAAGGGTGCAGATCCAAGGCAAACGGGATTGAGCGAGAGTAGGCGTGCTTGTCTGCACGTTGGAGCGAGCGAAATCCCGTTTAACGCAGGAGATGCACCCTTTTCACGAGTCAGAAAAGAGACCCGCTCGGTGGTAGGATAAAAGGTAGGAATGTATTGGTAGGATTTTGGTAGGTGAGCGAGTCCGTCCTTCTCCAACGGACCCGCTCATAGGAAGATCAGACGAGTCGGGTCTTTTTACTTGGCTGCTAATCCCCTCAGACCTGGCAGCCACTTCTTTTTCCCCCCAGGGCTAGGTTCCCCTCCAACCCTTCGAGAACAGTTATGCCCCATGCAGATAATAAAATCCACTCATCCCGTTGACAGCATGGGCGGGTTTTTGTCAAAGCCGATATAAGATTTAATTAGTTATATTCATTACTTAGGATAATAATTCGGGGCCAGGTAAAAACCTCTCGCAAACCGAACGGTCGTGCGCTAAACTGGCTCTATGAGGGGTTCGGATACACGCAGCCAAATCATTAAGACAGCCATCCGCCTGGCGAGCCGCGAGGGCCTTGAGGCTATTTCCATCGGCAAGATTGCCACTAAGGTGGGAATGTCGAAGAGTGGTTTGTTTGGTCACTTTAAGTCCAAAGAAAACCTGCAACTGGAAATCCTGCAGACCGTGGCCGATCGTTTTGCCAAACGAGTTTTTGTGCCGGCGATGAAGGAGCCTCGGGGCCTGCCCCGTCTCCAAGCCATTCATCAAAATTGGCTCAAGTGGGTCCAAGGTAGCCAAGAGCTGCCGGGAGGCTGTCTACTTATTGCTGCTGCCAGTGAAATGGATGATCAGCCAGGACCGCTCAAAGATCATCTTAAGAAGATGCAGTTGTTGTTGATTGAAAATCTGCAAAAGGCCGCCCAGATTGCCAAAGACGAAGGGCACTTCCATGCCCAGGTGGATGTGGAGAGGATGGGCTGGTATTGGTATTCATTGATTCTTGGCTATCATCATTACAAACGACTACTCAATCACCCGCGCGCTGATGAATTCGCGGAACATGCCTTTGCTGAGTTTCTGCAAAGATGCCAAGCTAAAAAGGGGGATATTGCATGAACAAGGAGATGATGAAATTTGGTCTTCATATGGCTGCCCTGATTGCCCCGGACTTTACACTCAAAAAACTGGGCGAACATATGCAAAGACCCAAGCCCTACCCGACGCGTATTCGTGAGCGAGTGGTGTTAGCCCAGGCTTTGGAGTTCAAGATTCCATTTGGCTCACAAAAGGTGACCGGCTGGAGTTGGGGCACGAGTCCCAGGCAGGTCCTCCTTCTTCATGGTTGGGGTGGACGAGGCATTCAACTGCGGCACTTCATTGCTCCCCTCTTGGCCCAGGGCTACCGAGTGGTGGTGATTGATTTTCCTGCCCACGGGGATTCTCAGGGCGAAAGAACTCACTTGTGGGAGTGGGTCCAGGTCATTCAGGAGGTCTGCAAACACTGGGGGCCCTTCGATGGAGCGATTGGCCACTCCTTTGGCGGCACAGCTCTCACCAACGCCCTTCGGCGCGGAGCACCTATTGGTCGTGCCTCTTTGGTGGCGCCCATGGGCAATTTGCCGGTGAGTTTTGATTCCTGGCTCAGTGAATGGGACCTCACTCCCCCACTGCGCCGTCTGGTGCAAGAGGGATTTAGTGAGCTGGTAGGTGTGGAAATGGAAGACCTGTCGCCTCAACACTTTGCCTTGGAGCTGAAAACCCCTGTACTTCTCGTCCATGACACTCAGGACCCAGATATCCCTCATAGCCAAAGTGACCAACTCAAGCAAAAGTGGTATGGTGCCAAATTATTGTCGACTGAAAACCTGGGACACTTCAAAATACTGAAGGACCCCAAGGTCATTAATGAAATCATCGGGTTTATTTCTCAAGCAGAGGAGGAAGTAGCATGAGTCCGCGACGTGTGGCAGTCATCGGTGGAGTTCGAATTCCCTTTGCCCGCAGTATGGGTAAGTATATGGGACACAGCAATCAGGATCTCATGACCTTTGTTCTTCAGACTTTGGTGAATAAATTCAACCTTCGCGACGAAGTCCTGGGCGATGTCGCTCTTGGCGCTGTCCTCAAGCATTCGGCAGATTTTAACCTGGCCCGTGAATGCACCATGGGCAGCGGTCTCTCGGCCATGACTCCGGCCTATGATGTCCAGCAGGCCTGCGGCACCAGTCTTGAGGCCGCTATCCTCGTCGGCAACAAAATCGCCCTTGGGCAGATCGATGCCGGTATCGCTGGCGGAACAGACACCAATAGTGATCTTCCCATCGTGTTCAGCCGCAAGTTCAGCCACCGCCTGGTACGTAGCGTGAGTGGTCGGTCAACCATGGCAAAGCTCAAGCCCTGGATGAGCCTCAATCCTAAAGAGCTTTTTCCTGTCGCTCCCGGAGTTCTTGAACCCCGAACCAAAATGAGCATGGGACAGAGTTGCGAAGTGATGGCCAAGCAGTGGGGAATCACCCGCGAGGAGCAAGATGAACTGGCTTTTCGCAGCCACCAAAACGGGGCCAAGGCCTACGAAGAGGGTTTTTTTAATGATTTGATTGTTCCCTACAATAATGTGACGATGGACAATAATCTACGGGGCGATACCTCTGTGGAAAAACTCTCCAGCCTTAAACCTGCCTTTGACCGCAAAAGTGGCAAGGGCACACTGACGGCTGGTAACTCCACACCCCTAACGGATGGCGCTTCAGCTGTGCTCCTCGCCAGTGAAGAATGGGCAAAGGCTAAAGGCCTTCCGATCACCGCCTATTTGACCTTTGCCCAAACGGCGGCGGTCGATTACGTGAATGACGAAGGACTTCTGATGGCGCCTGCCTATGCCGTCCCTAAGCTTTTGAAACAAGCGGGAATGAAGCTGCAGGATTTTGATTACTATGAAATTCATGAAGCCTTTGCCGCTCAAACCCTTTGCACTTTAAAGGCCTGGGAGTCAGCCGACTTCTGCCGCAACAAACTGGGGCTCGATGCGCCCTTGGGGAGCATTGACCGCAGTAAGTTAAATGTGAAGGGTGGCAGCGTCGCCTTAGGGCATCCTTTTGCAGCAACCGGAACTCGCATTGTGGCGACTCTCGCGAAGCTCCTCAAGGGTCAACCAGGTAAGAAGGGTTTGATTTCTATCTGTACAGCGGGCGGTATGGGTGTCACCGCCATCATGGAAGGCGCTTAAGATCCTCTCAGCCAGGCGGCCGAGTTCTCAGGCCGCCTTAAACTTGGCGATGGCTTTTTCCACTTCGGCGAACAATTCCGCAAAATCAATGGGCTTGCTGAGCACACACTCAGCCCCTTTTTCCACCAGGCTCTCTTCTTCAGCTGTGCTAAATCCAGTGATCAAGATCACAGGGGGGATTGATGGGTCCATGGCTTTGACCGACATCAACAGTTCCACACCATTGCCGTTGGGCATACGAATATCTGAGACGATCAGGTCGATGGCGTTCTTATTGGCTTTGACAATCTCCACTGCATCCCGGCCACCGCTGGCTTCTAGACAGTTGTAGTCTTCCATTTCAAACAAGTCCTTTAGAGACTCGCGACAAATGGGATCGTCTTCCACAATCAATACGGTTTTCTGTGACATGGCGACACTCCTTAAGCGGCTAGGCTTTCGGCCTGAGACCGGGGTAACACAATCCTAAAACAAGTATTGGGGATGTCCTCGCGAATTTCAAGAATTCCCCCGTGGGCACGGATGATACTGGTCGAAATGGACAGTCCCAAGCCGGTTCCCGAGTCCTTGTCTTTGGTCGTAAAGAAGGGCTCTAAGATCTTCTTTTTGATGTCCGCTGGTAATCCTGGGCCTGAGTCACAGACCTCAATGTAGATCTGATTGTCACCCAAGACTCCGCCACGGATTTCCAGCCAGGGCTCTTTTTGGTCCTTAATGGCATCCACGGCATTCTTCATCAGATTCACCAGGACCTGCTGCAATTGCACCGAACGGCAGTCGATCTCACCCAGGTCTGCAAGCTTCAACATAAATTTTACTTCGTGACGCATGATTAAGTGCTTAACCAAGGTATGTGCTTGAAGCACCAGATCCTGCACGCCCACGCTCTCGAATGCCATATGTTGATCAGGTCGAGCCATATTCAATAGATTTTTGATAATTCCGGCAATCAAGGTGGTGGTCTCTGAAATTCTCCCGGCAACGGTCATGATCTGCTCAGGCTTAATGGTTTCCGCCTTGCGCTTTAGAATTTGAGTCGAGTATTCGATGGAGGCCAATGGGGTGTTGATCTCGTGAGCAATACCCGCTGACACTTCACCTAATGTCACAAGACTGGCCGCCTTGCTCATAAACTCTTGGGCCTCGTTGACCTGCGATTGGAGTTTTTCTTGTTCGGTCTTATCTGAAGCCGATAGAAAGATGTATTGAAGCTCGCCATTCAAATATAGCGGATGACCTTTCATATCCAATACCTTGCCATTGATCTTCCAGGTACGGTGAAGTTGGCTCGCTCTATTGGTACGAGCATTGTCAATGAAGTAGGCCAGGTCACTGGCTTCATCAATTGATAGGAAATCACTGAGGCTTCGCCCTAGGAGCCCATCCCGGCTATAGAGAACGCCATGGTTCGTGCGCAAATCAAAAAGAGCTGGTACGGGAACCGACAATTCTGAGATTGTCCCATCGGGAAGCAAAAAGATAAGGCCATCGGCAAAGCTGCGGGTGAGGGCTTCAAAAAAGGAAGCTCGCCGCTTGAGGGTTTCAATCGGCGAATCCAAATGACTGGTGATTTCCTTACCGCGCAAGTGAATGTGGCCGTTCTCCTTAGTGCCTTTGACCAGATAATGGGCTTCTTCATGGTTGAGCACCAAATCTAAGGGGCCTTCGAAACTTCTTTGATCGTGGCCCACACTCCAGCGCAATAGGTACAGACCTGTGCGTTTACCCAGTGGCGAAATGGCTTTAGGAAATTCAGATCCTGCAGCCAGATCGCCGGGACTCAAACCCGAAACAGGGATAAAGTTCACAACCTTCAAACGCTTATCTAAGACAATTTCAAATTCCTTCACGACGCCAACTCCCCCGACTCCACAAAACCAATCGTTGCGTGGAACAATTGCAAATCTTCTTCAACCAAACCATTTTTTTTGATCACGGTGATGGAGGATGTCCCATAACTCGCTCTAAGCAAAAACGACATCCCGTTAATTTCATACAAATCCAGTTCACCAAAGCGGCGAATTCGACCAAACTGTTTAGCCAGCTTTTCCCAGGCTTCAGGAAACACCTCTCCGTCCAGACAATATCTATAGGTGTCCGGACGGATACAATTGCGCAAAGGGTAGCGTTTGGTCTCCTCTCGACTCATGCAGCCGCCTTGGTCGCCGCAGACATTGCCCTTTTGGTATGGAAGTCACAAAAGGCGTGGCCATTGGCTGAACAGTCGGTCTCTTCGGTCTGGTAAAGCCCCCTGCGATCTTCAAATGGAATGTCCAGATAGACCAACTCCAGAAGTCCTGCCATCACTCCCGACATCATGGGGCAGTGGGTTTTGGCCTCGGCCATTCTTAAATCTTTGGGCGTGTAAATCTCATACGCATTTGCCGTTTGGATATTGAGGGTCTCAGCAGCTTGGTGTTCAATCAGCCTGACCGAGCCCCACCCAAGGGCATTGATAATGGCCACCAGGCCAAAGATGTTATCCTCTGTGTATTTGATCATCGGCTGAACAAGTGCTGCCCACTCATCCGAGGCCATAATTCCGGAAAATGTGGTGAGAGAACAGACTTCCGCGTCTTCTTCCAACATGGCGTAACCTGTTTCACCCAAACCTTGGGCCTCCATTTGCTTCACAAACAGACCACTGACCACGTTATAAAACTCCCGGGGCATGTGGGCGAGATAAACATTAAAGGCCGGTATCAGCCCTTGTTCGTTGCCCTCCAAAGGAAGGCCAAAAACCGTGTCACGGATTTTGATCATATCCACCCGGGGGTTAGCTGCTTCGGCGAGCATCTTGGAATGATCCGTAGCCAATACTTCTGGAACAAACCATTCAAACTTTAACGGGTGTTCCTGGGTTTCACGGATCTCAAACTTGCAGCAGTCGCCGCCCTGGTACATGCACTCGGTTTCCACCACTTCATAGCGCACGCCCATGGCGGCGCCCATGGCAGCGGCGATGTAGCCTTCAGCGAAGGTGCAAACGGGGCGGGATTCTCTTTCATAACAGCAGTTCCACCCTTCAACATAGTGAGACGAAACCCCGCGCACCTGATTGACCTGGTGGGAGGAAAAGTCCAGGACACCAAATCCCTGAAAGCGGTAAAGGTCAGCCGCCATTTTGAGGACTTCTTCTGGACTATTCAGCTTTTGCTCACTGGCCGCCACACGGATCTGCCGAAAAAAAGTTCTCTCAGCTGCTTCTTTAAAGATCCCTTTGCCATCGACAAGGGAGCAGTTCTCCAAGGATCTCTGTAATCGGGAATTATAGTGATGACAGTGAATCACCAAATGCTCGCCGGCCAAAGTCCGGTCACCATCAACTGGGACACATTTCATATCGCTGAATTCAAAGTACTTTTTTGCCATACACCCTTCCCGATTCTGAGTATTCGCTGAGTAAGGTTGATCTTGCTCAAGAACTCTTCGGAGGGCCGGGGTGTGGCATAAAGGCCTGGGATCTCAATTGATAAGATCTCTATATTTCCCATTCACTATGAGACTGCATTTTGGTTCCAGGTCCTATTCGTGGATGCAGGGGGTTGAATCTCAAGATAGGTCTCTCTTGAATTTCAACCCCCTGCATCCACGAATAGGACCTGGAACCAAAATGATACAAAAAACCCCGACTGAGAGGTCGGGGTCTTTCTTGGCATTCTATTGGTCCAGAAGAATATCAATAAGGATCTACTGTGCGGATCACATTGGGACTCCACTGGCACTCACCGGTCAGATCCATTCCCTTGTAGGTCCCCATGATGTTTTGACCGTTCATGAGAAGCATGGAGAAATCCTCGCCTTCAACGGTAATGGAGAGTCCTGCAAACCCCTGTTGGAGCATGGCTTGACCATCAATTAACGAAATGGTCGGAAACATCATGGCGTTGTCCATGATGATACGAGCCGCACCCGGAGGGTTGACCGCAACTGGAGCAAAGACCATATCAAACAGATAGATGTTAAACTGATTATAAGTGACGTCCATTTGATCATGAACGGCGCACTGGTATCCCGGACCCAGGTTTTGCACCATTGAGGCTTGGGCAGACGAAAGCGACAGAAGTGCAGCAACCGCGAGCAAAAGTTTTTTCATGTTTTCCCCCTATGTAAGGATTCGTTCAGCATTTTGGTTCCAGGTCCTATTCGTGGATGCAGGCTGTTGAAACTAAAGAAAAATCTCTCTTGAGTTTCAACATCCCGCATCCACGAATAGGACCTGGAACCAAAATGTTCACTGTGGCGGATCGACCTCCACCCTGTCATTATTGTCTTCTTGTAAACCTTTGCGAGACAAATCGACTAACATCTCCAAAAACTTGGCCGGCTGATGACCATAGGGGGCAACCTTAATAAAGATCTCCCGCCACAACTCAGGTAAGGCCTTGTCCGTCTCCCATGCTCCATCGTTCAAATACTGATCAACTGGAGAATAGGGGCGAGCTGTTGGTGCCGCACCCCAGAGGAAATCCGGATGAGCTTGGGAGTACCACTCGCCACCTGAAATCTCTCCATTGGGATCAATCTCCAGGTCATAAAGATATTCCACCCAATGAATCTGGTCCCAATCCTGCCCCTCTTCCTCACGGGGACCGGCTCCTAACTCCACAATGTAACCCACGCGCATGGCCACGCCGACAATCTTCTCAATATCCTTGCCACGATATTTCTTGAAGGGGTCGGACTTAAACTCCTCCGGTGTGACCGTTGCCTCGGCAATGGTCCGCGTGGTCTTTTTTGATTCCGGATTGAAATAGAAATACTCGTAGGCATAGACCGGCTGATTCCAAACTTCGTAGTCATAAGTGGCATCGAGAATAAAACTCCTCTTCGCCCGCCCAAGCTGGTTAACCGCAGCCAAGTGCCAGGTCGCCGGATTAATATCAAAACACTCAGGGTCAATCAGTCGACCATTCTCATCCCGCTCGGGATCTTTCTTATTGCAACGGCCGCCAATATGACGGGTTTCAAATGGTGCTGTCGCCCAAAGTTGAGTGACCAAACCCTTAAGTTCAGACGGATAGATTTTCACATCCGTCTGGCCATCAAATGCCTTAAGCGTAATAGCTTGGGTGGGACGAGGAACCATATAAGCGGCCGGAGCCCAACCATGACAAATGCCCATCCAATCTTCCACGTCGCCGTTTTCATCTTTGTAGAGATAACCCTGCTTCCACATATAGGTTGTGAAGGTGGCTTCCTTATCCCCATAGAGAAGATCCATTTTTTCAGAAGCCGCAAGATTGGCGATCTCATCCAAATTCTTTGTTTCAAAAATTTCCCAAAATCCGTTGGCGCGAATCCAATCAAAACGCGTCTGCCAGCTTTCCAAGCGGGTGTAGGGACGAACAAAGGGGCGAGCGGCGAGTATCCCGCGAGAGATAGCCCAGTAGTCCCCTGACCAGGGAATTTCCTTCAAGCGGGTTCGTTTGAGACCCTCCTGCTCCATTTTTTCCAAACTCTTCACCAAGGGTTGAACTTCCTTGTCGACCAACAACTCGGCTGCGTGTTCGGGACCAAGCTCAGCCATCGGGCTTTTGCCCGTCAAAAGATCAGCAAATTTCTGCTCCCTCCACTGGAGTTTTTTACCGATGTAGCGATTCTTTCTGAGATCCCGTTTTTGAAAATAGCTCTGCGGCTTTCGAGGGAGAACTCCATGTCGATCGCTTTTTTCAGGGACCTTGGTGAAAAAGGCCTGAGGGTCCTTGGACCACTCCTGGAGCGATGACAATGGCCCGGTTTCAGCCGTGACACCAAGAGTCCAAAAAAGGCCAATAAAAAGGCTGACGCCCCGTAAACGAATCTTCATTTTTCCCCCTCATCTTAGCCCACAGACGCGAGCACAAGACCTCTACAGTCAGCAAAAGACGGACCATTACTAACCCCAAGCGCCTCTGTTTCCCAGTAAATTTTCAACCAATTCGCCCCACACAAGAGACAATCTGACCCATCCATATCACACAGTATCCCAAACTCATGAACAGCTCGGTCTTACGGGCAGCCTTGCTAGGTGAAACTCAAGACTCTGTCTGCCTTTTTCCGAGATATGGTCCAATTGCCGAGCCATTTCCGTAAATCCGAATCCTCCGCCGTCGCGCAGGGCATATCCGAGGCGCGGCAGGATACTGACGCGACCCGAAGATGAGCCCGCGCCCGAAAGGCGCGTGAGGAATTGCGGAGAATGGTCGGCAATGGACCAACTCAAGGGAAAAGGATCTTGGGGATCAACAATCAAGTGCTAACCAAGTTTAGCTATTTGCAGTAAGATTCGCCTATGCTGGAAATGTGGCCTCCCTCTTCGATTTGGTTGTTGTGGTTCAGCTTTGGGTTGACATCAGTCGTCATTGCAGTGGGCGGTTACTTTTTGCTCATTTACGCGGACGCCATCGCCGACCGAATCCAACTGGGCCGCACGT
This is a stretch of genomic DNA from Pseudobdellovibrionaceae bacterium. It encodes these proteins:
- a CDS encoding CBS domain-containing protein; translated protein: MERLKIPVDEFTSPTPITVGPEHSAADVAEVLKENGIRHIPVVEGEIPVGIISERDLRVLSSVKELNLVTASEIMVPDPFTVTPETPLDQVVYEMSDRKIGSAIVQDADGKIVGIFTNTDALNALIEILRGVVPN
- a CDS encoding TetR/AcrR family transcriptional regulator, with translation MRGSDTRSQIIKTAIRLASREGLEAISIGKIATKVGMSKSGLFGHFKSKENLQLEILQTVADRFAKRVFVPAMKEPRGLPRLQAIHQNWLKWVQGSQELPGGCLLIAAASEMDDQPGPLKDHLKKMQLLLIENLQKAAQIAKDEGHFHAQVDVERMGWYWYSLILGYHHYKRLLNHPRADEFAEHAFAEFLQRCQAKKGDIA
- a CDS encoding alpha/beta hydrolase, producing the protein MNKEMMKFGLHMAALIAPDFTLKKLGEHMQRPKPYPTRIRERVVLAQALEFKIPFGSQKVTGWSWGTSPRQVLLLHGWGGRGIQLRHFIAPLLAQGYRVVVIDFPAHGDSQGERTHLWEWVQVIQEVCKHWGPFDGAIGHSFGGTALTNALRRGAPIGRASLVAPMGNLPVSFDSWLSEWDLTPPLRRLVQEGFSELVGVEMEDLSPQHFALELKTPVLLVHDTQDPDIPHSQSDQLKQKWYGAKLLSTENLGHFKILKDPKVINEIIGFISQAEEEVA
- a CDS encoding acetyl-CoA C-acetyltransferase, which gives rise to MSPRRVAVIGGVRIPFARSMGKYMGHSNQDLMTFVLQTLVNKFNLRDEVLGDVALGAVLKHSADFNLARECTMGSGLSAMTPAYDVQQACGTSLEAAILVGNKIALGQIDAGIAGGTDTNSDLPIVFSRKFSHRLVRSVSGRSTMAKLKPWMSLNPKELFPVAPGVLEPRTKMSMGQSCEVMAKQWGITREEQDELAFRSHQNGAKAYEEGFFNDLIVPYNNVTMDNNLRGDTSVEKLSSLKPAFDRKSGKGTLTAGNSTPLTDGASAVLLASEEWAKAKGLPITAYLTFAQTAAVDYVNDEGLLMAPAYAVPKLLKQAGMKLQDFDYYEIHEAFAAQTLCTLKAWESADFCRNKLGLDAPLGSIDRSKLNVKGGSVALGHPFAATGTRIVATLAKLLKGQPGKKGLISICTAGGMGVTAIMEGA
- a CDS encoding response regulator encodes the protein MSQKTVLIVEDDPICRESLKDLFEMEDYNCLEASGGRDAVEIVKANKNAIDLIVSDIRMPNGNGVELLMSVKAMDPSIPPVILITGFSTAEEESLVEKGAECVLSKPIDFAELFAEVEKAIAKFKAA